From Rutidosis leptorrhynchoides isolate AG116_Rl617_1_P2 chromosome 3, CSIRO_AGI_Rlap_v1, whole genome shotgun sequence, a single genomic window includes:
- the LOC139899397 gene encoding thiamine pyrophosphokinase 1 isoform X1, whose product MAENLTMIHSSTFLLPPPITADGKHSFPATYALIILNQRLPRFSPLLWEHATIRVCADGGANRLFDNMPEFCDHKDDDVTIIQKRYKPDIIKGDMDSIRPEVLNFYKDLGTHVVDNSDDQDTTDLHKCISYVRDLVPDDVKSNLCILVAGALGGRFDHEMGNVNTLCRFSTTRIVLLSDDCLIQLLPGNRIHKIHIQSSVEGPHCGLIPIGTPSGSSTTTGLQWNLDNTEMKFGGLVSTSNIVKEETVTVQSDSDLLWTISLKKQS is encoded by the exons ATGGCCGAAAACTTAACCAtgattcattcttcaactttcttaTTACCGCCGCCGATTACCGCCGACGGAAAACACTCTTTTCCGGCCACTTACGCCCTGATAATTCTTAATCAGCGTCTTCCTCGTTTTTCACCTTTACTTTGGGAACACG CAACAATTCGTGTGTGTGCTGATGGAGGAGCGAATAGGTTGTTTGATAACATGCCGGAGTTTTGTGATCATAAAGATGATGATGTCACCATCATTCAAAAAAG GTACAAGCCGGATATAATTAAAGGAGACATGGATTCAATTAGGCCAGAGGTTTTAAATTTCTACAAAGACCTG GGAACGCATGTTGTAGATAATTCTGATGACCAGGACACAACAGATCTACATAAATGCATTTCCTATGTTCGTGATCTCGTGCCCGATGATGTAAAGTCAAAT CTTTGCATACTTGTTGCTGGTGCACTTGGGGGAAGGTTTGACCATGAAATGGGAAACGTTAACACTCTCTGCCGCTTCTCAACGACCCGAATAGTTCTTTTATCGGATGATTGTCTTATTCAGCTTCTTCCTGGTAACCGCATTCATAAGATCCATATTCAATCTTCGGTTGAGGGCCCACATTGTGGTCTTATTCCCATTGGTACCCCTTCGGGAAGTTCTACTACTACTGGGCTACAATGGAATCTCG ATAATACTGAAATGAAATTTGGAGGTCTAGTGAGTACGTCAAATATCGTAAAAGAAGAGACTGTAACCGTTCAATCTGATTCTGATCTTTTGTGGACGATATCTCTTAAAAAGCAGTCATGA
- the LOC139899397 gene encoding thiamine pyrophosphokinase 1 isoform X2: MPEFCDHKDDDVTIIQKRYKPDIIKGDMDSIRPEVLNFYKDLGTHVVDNSDDQDTTDLHKCISYVRDLVPDDVKSNLCILVAGALGGRFDHEMGNVNTLCRFSTTRIVLLSDDCLIQLLPGNRIHKIHIQSSVEGPHCGLIPIGTPSGSSTTTGLQWNLDNTEMKFGGLVSTSNIVKEETVTVQSDSDLLWTISLKKQS, translated from the exons ATGCCGGAGTTTTGTGATCATAAAGATGATGATGTCACCATCATTCAAAAAAG GTACAAGCCGGATATAATTAAAGGAGACATGGATTCAATTAGGCCAGAGGTTTTAAATTTCTACAAAGACCTG GGAACGCATGTTGTAGATAATTCTGATGACCAGGACACAACAGATCTACATAAATGCATTTCCTATGTTCGTGATCTCGTGCCCGATGATGTAAAGTCAAAT CTTTGCATACTTGTTGCTGGTGCACTTGGGGGAAGGTTTGACCATGAAATGGGAAACGTTAACACTCTCTGCCGCTTCTCAACGACCCGAATAGTTCTTTTATCGGATGATTGTCTTATTCAGCTTCTTCCTGGTAACCGCATTCATAAGATCCATATTCAATCTTCGGTTGAGGGCCCACATTGTGGTCTTATTCCCATTGGTACCCCTTCGGGAAGTTCTACTACTACTGGGCTACAATGGAATCTCG ATAATACTGAAATGAAATTTGGAGGTCTAGTGAGTACGTCAAATATCGTAAAAGAAGAGACTGTAACCGTTCAATCTGATTCTGATCTTTTGTGGACGATATCTCTTAAAAAGCAGTCATGA